One genomic window of Pseudomonadota bacterium includes the following:
- a CDS encoding histidine phosphatase family protein — protein MANTSRLVLMRHAKSDWLSGEGDDFARPLAERGIRDARQMGQWLLASGYLPDAILSSPSRRTRQTLELMADSTGLDLEARTEWLDELYHASVATLRQALRRMRGPSSVMMLGHNPGLEEFLAFLVDDDRALGNHGKCFPTAAVYVLEVKGGWDEVKAGCARLIAHQRPRMLAT, from the coding sequence ATGGCCAACACTTCCCGCCTGGTGCTGATGCGCCACGCCAAGTCCGACTGGTTGAGCGGTGAAGGCGATGACTTCGCGCGGCCGCTGGCGGAGCGAGGCATACGCGACGCGCGCCAGATGGGCCAGTGGCTGCTGGCGTCGGGCTACCTGCCGGACGCCATCCTGAGTTCGCCGTCGCGCCGAACGCGCCAGACCCTGGAACTCATGGCCGACAGCACCGGTCTCGACCTTGAGGCACGCACCGAGTGGCTGGACGAGCTCTACCATGCCTCCGTCGCGACCCTGCGCCAGGCATTGCGGCGCATGCGCGGTCCGTCATCGGTGATGATGCTCGGGCACAATCCCGGGCTGGAGGAGTTCCTGGCGTTCCTGGTCGATGATGACCGCGCGCTCGGCAATCACGGCAAGTGCTTTCCGACCGCGGCGGTCTACGTGCTGGAAGTGAAAGGCGGGTGGGACGAGGTCAAGGCCGGCTGCGCGCGGCTCATCGCGCATCAGCGGCCGCGCATGCTGGCGACATGA